In a genomic window of Myxococcota bacterium:
- a CDS encoding PIG-L deacetylase family protein, protein MEELDPTALGATRVLAVGAHPDDAEFYAGGTLARLADAGAHVGLVVCTGGGRGGRDLDEPVAARAAEQEAAAAHVPFHERVNLGREDGELVNDDALRERLVWWLRRVRPDVVVTHDPRAVFAPVRDRFRLQHSDHRAAGQGLLDSVYPRAASPNFFQEQLAGAGLRTWFPREVWLMDTAEPTVRVDVTKTLERKLDALRAHASQNLDDSLVRAARSIGPAEEFVRLVLRRGEWRG, encoded by the coding sequence ATGGAAGAGCTCGACCCGACCGCGCTCGGCGCGACTCGCGTGCTCGCGGTCGGCGCGCACCCCGACGACGCCGAGTTCTACGCGGGCGGCACGCTCGCGCGGCTGGCTGACGCGGGGGCGCACGTCGGGCTCGTCGTCTGCACGGGAGGGGGGCGCGGCGGCCGGGATCTCGATGAACCGGTCGCCGCGCGTGCCGCCGAGCAAGAAGCTGCGGCGGCGCACGTCCCGTTCCACGAGCGCGTGAACCTGGGCCGCGAGGACGGCGAGCTCGTGAACGACGACGCGCTGCGCGAGAGACTCGTCTGGTGGCTGCGCCGGGTGCGCCCCGACGTGGTCGTGACCCACGACCCGCGGGCGGTGTTCGCGCCCGTGCGCGACCGCTTCCGCCTGCAGCACTCCGACCACCGCGCCGCCGGCCAGGGCCTGCTCGACTCGGTGTACCCGCGCGCCGCGAGCCCGAACTTCTTCCAGGAGCAGCTCGCGGGCGCGGGCCTGCGCACCTGGTTCCCGCGCGAGGTCTGGCTGATGGACACGGCCGAGCCTACCGTACGGGTCGACGTGACCAAGACCTTGGAGCGCAAGCTCGACGCGCTGCGCGCGCACGCGAGTCAGAACCTCGACGACTCACTCGTGCGCGCCGCGCGCTCGATCGGGCCGGCCGAGGAGTTCGTGCGGCTGGTGCTGCGCCGCGGGGAGTGGAGGGGCTGA
- a CDS encoding alpha/beta fold hydrolase, translated as MAAQPIVLVQGFCTPSLCLLPLESYLGQALGRPIVRLRLGGRVAAQLGRVEASAERVIAALEELARVPGFHHADVVGHSMGGLVATYALKRLDSRRRIRRVVTLGTPHRGTPLALAGAVLFGAFSRGIWQMLPGSAFLRELERWPVPRGSELIAVSAGGDAVVPLDAAHVVPGPRRRNASLAQLDHLGFLHRLESHAFVRSVLAT; from the coding sequence ATGGCAGCGCAACCGATCGTGCTCGTGCAGGGCTTCTGCACGCCCAGCTTGTGCCTGCTGCCGCTCGAGAGCTATCTCGGGCAGGCGCTGGGCCGGCCGATCGTGCGCCTGCGGCTGGGCGGCCGCGTCGCGGCCCAGCTGGGGCGGGTCGAGGCTTCCGCCGAGCGAGTCATCGCCGCGCTCGAGGAGCTGGCGCGCGTGCCCGGCTTCCACCACGCCGACGTGGTGGGTCACTCGATGGGCGGGCTGGTCGCGACCTACGCGCTCAAGCGCCTCGACTCACGCCGCCGCATCCGGCGCGTGGTCACGCTGGGCACGCCGCACCGGGGCACCCCGCTGGCGCTGGCCGGCGCGGTGCTGTTCGGCGCCTTCTCGCGCGGCATCTGGCAGATGCTCCCGGGCTCGGCGTTCCTGCGCGAGCTCGAGCGCTGGCCCGTGCCGCGCGGCTCGGAGCTGATCGCGGTGAGTGCCGGAGGCGACGCGGTCGTGCCGCTCGACGCCGCGCACGTCGTGCCCGGCCCGCGCCGCCGCAACGCGAGTCTGGCGCAGCTCGACCACCTGGGCTTCCTGCACCGGCTCGAGTCGCACGCCTTCGTGCGCTCGGTGCTGGCCACCTAG
- a CDS encoding VWA domain-containing protein, whose amino-acid sequence MRRLALALAAAWLTACSDASQYSQAVAVLIDTSGTYADQVPEVARIVKREVLPELVPGDTLAIVRIDSESYEKADVIELVTLDQRPSHAAAQKLALAKALDEFAARTERSQYTDIPGAMMLAAEYLHEAGAKSRVILLFSDMESDLPPGAKRRFSEREFEGIRVAALNVKQLAPDNQNPDLLRARLASWQKEVTRAGAGGFSTFLDPAKLAPFLAEIR is encoded by the coding sequence GTGAGGCGGCTGGCGCTCGCGCTCGCCGCCGCCTGGCTCACGGCCTGCTCCGACGCGAGTCAGTACTCGCAGGCGGTCGCCGTGCTGATCGACACGTCCGGAACCTACGCCGACCAGGTACCGGAGGTCGCGCGCATCGTGAAGCGCGAGGTGCTGCCGGAGCTCGTGCCCGGCGACACGCTGGCGATCGTGCGCATCGACAGCGAGAGCTACGAGAAGGCCGACGTGATCGAGCTGGTCACGCTCGACCAGCGGCCGTCGCACGCCGCAGCGCAGAAGCTGGCGCTCGCCAAGGCGCTGGACGAGTTCGCGGCGCGCACCGAGCGCTCGCAGTACACCGACATTCCCGGCGCCATGATGCTGGCCGCCGAGTATCTCCACGAGGCCGGCGCCAAGAGCCGCGTGATCCTCTTGTTCAGCGACATGGAGTCCGACCTGCCGCCGGGCGCCAAGCGCCGCTTCTCGGAGCGCGAGTTCGAGGGCATCCGCGTGGCCGCGCTGAACGTGAAGCAGCTCGCGCCCGACAACCAGAACCCGGACCTTCTGCGCGCGCGCCTGGCGAGCTGGCAGAAAGAAGTGACTCGCGCGGGCGCGGGCGGCTTCTCGACCTTCCTCGACCCGGCGAAGCTGGCGCCGTTCCTGGCCGAGATCCGCTAG
- a CDS encoding nitroreductase/quinone reductase family protein has translation MRHRFVALAAVLAFAGVHALQAAEPAPSDWTALAPVQEIQVLSENPDGSPRETTVWLAVVDGQGFIRTGNTSWYPNLERKPEIGVRVSGAEYAVRAEPIEDESLRERVIAQFREKYGWSDRMVGWFFPGRPHIVKLAPRAP, from the coding sequence ATGCGACACCGCTTTGTGGCGCTGGCTGCAGTTTTGGCCTTCGCCGGCGTGCACGCGCTGCAAGCGGCCGAGCCCGCGCCGAGTGACTGGACGGCGCTCGCGCCGGTGCAGGAGATCCAGGTGTTGTCCGAGAATCCCGACGGCTCGCCGCGCGAGACGACCGTCTGGCTGGCCGTGGTCGACGGCCAGGGCTTCATCCGCACGGGAAATACCTCGTGGTACCCGAATCTGGAGCGCAAGCCCGAGATCGGCGTGCGCGTGAGCGGCGCGGAATACGCCGTGCGCGCCGAGCCGATCGAGGACGAGTCACTCCGCGAGCGGGTGATCGCGCAGTTCCGCGAGAAGTACGGCTGGTCCGATCGCATGGTGGGCTGGTTCTTCCCGGGCCGGCCGCACATCGTCAAGCTGGCGCCGCGCGCGCCGTGA
- a CDS encoding SMP-30/gluconolactonase/LRE family protein, producing MASDTKVLIDGLCFPEGPRWHDGQFWFSDMHDQRVVRASLDGRSETVVRVPERPSGLGWLPDGRMLVVSMQDRRLMRLDPGGLTPVADLSQVATFHVNDMVVDRAGRAYVGNFGFDLVGGAQPKTTSLARVDPDGRVSVAATDLMFPNGTVITPDDRTLVVGESFGNKLTAFDKAPDGTLSKRRVWAALEGGAIPDGIALDAEGAIWVASPTTGECLRVHEGGRVSRRLRGAGLAYACALGGPERKTLFVCTAETHDPAECVAKRTGRIEIAHVDVAGAGWP from the coding sequence ATGGCGAGTGACACGAAGGTGCTGATCGACGGTCTGTGCTTCCCGGAGGGCCCGCGCTGGCACGACGGCCAGTTCTGGTTCTCGGACATGCACGACCAGCGCGTGGTGCGCGCCAGCCTGGACGGCCGGAGCGAGACCGTGGTGCGCGTGCCCGAGCGCCCCTCGGGGCTGGGCTGGCTGCCCGACGGCCGCATGCTCGTGGTCTCGATGCAGGACCGGCGGCTCATGCGCCTGGATCCCGGGGGACTCACTCCGGTCGCGGACCTCTCGCAGGTCGCGACCTTCCACGTGAACGACATGGTCGTGGACCGCGCGGGCCGCGCCTACGTGGGGAATTTCGGCTTCGACCTGGTCGGCGGCGCGCAGCCGAAGACGACGTCGCTCGCGCGCGTCGACCCCGACGGCCGGGTCTCCGTCGCCGCCACCGACCTCATGTTCCCCAACGGCACCGTGATCACGCCCGACGACCGCACGCTGGTCGTGGGTGAGTCGTTCGGCAACAAGCTGACCGCCTTCGACAAGGCGCCCGACGGCACGCTCTCGAAGCGGCGCGTGTGGGCCGCGCTCGAAGGCGGCGCGATCCCCGACGGCATCGCGCTCGACGCCGAAGGCGCGATCTGGGTCGCATCGCCCACCACGGGTGAGTGTCTGCGTGTCCACGAGGGCGGCCGGGTGTCTCGCCGGCTGCGCGGCGCGGGGCTGGCGTACGCCTGCGCGCTGGGCGGGCCCGAGCGCAAGACGCTGTTCGTGTGCACCGCCGAGACGCACGACCCCGCGGAGTGCGTCGCCAAGCGCACCGGCCGGATCGAGATCGCGCACGTCGACGTGGCCGGCGCGGGCTGGCCGTGA
- a CDS encoding amino acid transporter: MTGESVREVLALLERAEVEVWLDGGWGIDALLGEETRSHRDLDLILAAGDVPRLCEALAAAGFSPRPGGSATSFVLADARGREVDVHAIAFDARGFGVFRLPGGSWPFPPSAFRGRGRVGSREVRCLSPEAQVACHGQGYAPAEKDLADMERLQERFGVVLPLALCRPR; this comes from the coding sequence GTGACCGGCGAGTCGGTGCGCGAGGTCCTGGCCTTGCTCGAGCGCGCCGAGGTCGAGGTCTGGCTCGACGGCGGCTGGGGAATCGACGCGCTGCTGGGCGAAGAGACTCGGAGCCATCGCGACCTCGACCTGATCCTCGCGGCCGGCGACGTGCCGCGGCTGTGCGAGGCGCTCGCGGCCGCGGGCTTCTCGCCCAGGCCCGGCGGCAGCGCGACGAGCTTCGTGCTGGCCGACGCGCGCGGCCGCGAGGTCGACGTGCACGCGATCGCCTTCGATGCGCGGGGTTTCGGGGTCTTTCGCCTGCCCGGCGGCAGCTGGCCGTTCCCGCCCTCGGCTTTCCGCGGGCGCGGCCGCGTGGGGAGCCGCGAGGTGCGCTGTCTCTCGCCCGAAGCGCAAGTGGCGTGTCACGGCCAAGGCTACGCGCCAGCGGAGAAGGACCTGGCCGACATGGAGCGCCTGCAGGAGCGCTTCGGCGTGGTGCTCCCGCTCGCCCTGTGTCGCCCGCGCTAG
- a CDS encoding TMEM165/GDT1 family protein: MSVWRLFASTFGLILLAELGDKTQLATLALAASSDSRWVVFLAAASALVLTSAMAVLAGEAVTRVVPAIWIQRAAGVSFVALGLLLLLRASPVSR, encoded by the coding sequence GTGAGTGTCTGGCGCCTGTTCGCGTCGACCTTCGGGCTGATCCTCCTGGCCGAGCTCGGCGACAAGACCCAGCTCGCGACGCTGGCGCTCGCGGCCTCGAGCGACTCGCGCTGGGTGGTGTTCCTGGCCGCGGCCTCCGCGCTGGTGTTGACCAGCGCCATGGCCGTGCTCGCCGGCGAGGCGGTGACTCGCGTCGTGCCCGCGATCTGGATCCAGCGGGCGGCGGGAGTCAGCTTCGTGGCGCTGGGTCTCTTGCTCTTGCTGCGCGCCTCGCCCGTCTCTCGCTGA
- a CDS encoding AAA family ATPase, with translation MTQPRTSAKSARPALRFGPFLFDAGEPRLWRSDSPVEVTHRALILLHLLLARAGELVSKEDLIAHVWQRAAVSDAAVAKRVQELRAALADDPRAPTWIETVHGRGLRFIGAVTPVVADRAPLVGRADALRRLCLAAAEADRSHRRLVLVSGEAGIGKTSLLESFRGDPALAGALVGQGQCVPQGEGQPYLPVVAAVGELLRSDDGDSVARSLGRNAPAWSTLIPELGLTGPSADGVSQQRMLLELASALEWLAGARSVVLLLEDLHWADPSTIALLDFLSRRTLRARLLVVATFRDAALGAEARPLRALLAGRLGRDGCSEIKLGRLSEADVRAYLESRFSAEISESLGKAVYERTGGLPLFASWLVSDLVERRAVLRERGAWRLDAPPETISRVLPDSLQRFFELQLAALPPELAELLETAAVIGPAFSLDLLARVSGRGADRVESLAREIAGTSFLLGRAPSGGGPRLAIAHELLRDALYARVTPARRRALHGACAAELARAEAEPAELALHFRAAGAPREAAAAHVEAGRRAVAAHAHGEAASHFGAAVELLERADGAPELLVDSLLGQGASLVAAHGYGQLQVRELYHRAERLTRDAPDPRRRFAALNGLHSYYEVHGEIPRTAEFEPAMRAAAQAADDPEIRARAHAQIGERLLYMGELTASRSELELACSLCDLQGADPLAYATWTPVAAGAHGNLAMIECELGFADTGLRRAQRVIDDMTRRSQPYSVGLAHFFAAIVRIQRRELQESLPHQRALAEIAEDYGFADFAIWAQTMEGYLAAELGDLERGIELIRASLAELDASGVVTHRSGVMSGLASALSLAGRLDEALAVLEETASLVERTGEWVRRAQLQGIRAMILARDLPRQEAAVRENLELAYRSAGANGSRMWALRVSLGALALAQASGMDRARWRERVGRALAAMPEGRETRDQIEARALLSQVTP, from the coding sequence GTGACCCAGCCCCGGACGTCCGCGAAGAGTGCGCGCCCTGCGCTGCGCTTCGGACCCTTCCTCTTCGACGCGGGTGAGCCGCGCCTCTGGCGCAGCGACTCACCGGTCGAGGTGACTCACCGCGCGCTGATCCTGCTCCACCTGTTGCTCGCGCGCGCGGGCGAACTCGTGAGCAAGGAGGACCTGATCGCGCACGTGTGGCAGCGCGCCGCCGTCTCCGACGCGGCGGTCGCGAAGCGCGTGCAGGAGCTGCGGGCCGCGCTCGCCGACGACCCGCGCGCGCCGACCTGGATCGAGACGGTGCACGGGCGCGGCCTGCGCTTCATCGGCGCGGTGACTCCGGTCGTGGCGGACCGCGCGCCGCTGGTCGGCCGCGCCGACGCGCTGCGGCGCCTGTGCCTGGCGGCGGCCGAGGCCGACCGCTCGCACCGGCGGCTGGTGCTGGTGTCGGGCGAGGCGGGAATCGGCAAGACGAGCCTGCTCGAGTCCTTCCGCGGCGACCCCGCGCTGGCCGGCGCGCTGGTCGGCCAGGGGCAGTGCGTGCCGCAGGGCGAGGGACAGCCGTATCTTCCGGTGGTCGCCGCGGTCGGCGAGCTGCTGCGCAGCGACGACGGTGACTCCGTGGCGCGCAGCCTGGGGCGCAACGCGCCGGCGTGGTCGACCTTGATTCCCGAGCTCGGACTCACGGGGCCGTCGGCGGACGGAGTCAGCCAGCAGCGCATGCTGCTCGAGCTGGCCAGCGCTCTGGAGTGGCTGGCGGGCGCGCGCAGCGTGGTGCTCTTGCTCGAGGACCTGCACTGGGCCGACCCGTCGACGATCGCGCTGCTCGACTTCCTGTCGCGGCGCACGCTGCGCGCCCGGCTGCTCGTGGTGGCGACCTTCCGCGACGCCGCGCTCGGCGCCGAGGCCCGGCCCCTGCGGGCGCTGCTCGCGGGCCGGCTCGGCCGCGACGGCTGCAGCGAGATCAAGCTCGGGCGCCTGTCCGAAGCCGACGTGCGCGCGTATCTGGAGTCGCGCTTCTCGGCCGAGATCTCCGAATCACTGGGCAAGGCCGTGTACGAGCGCACGGGCGGACTGCCGCTGTTCGCGTCCTGGCTGGTCAGCGACCTGGTCGAGCGGCGGGCGGTGCTGCGCGAACGCGGCGCGTGGCGCCTCGACGCCCCGCCCGAGACGATCTCCCGCGTGCTGCCAGACTCACTGCAGCGCTTCTTCGAGCTCCAGCTCGCCGCCCTGCCGCCCGAGCTGGCCGAGCTCTTGGAGACCGCGGCGGTGATCGGTCCTGCGTTCTCGCTGGATCTCCTGGCGCGCGTGTCGGGGCGGGGCGCGGACCGGGTCGAGTCACTCGCGCGCGAGATCGCGGGCACGAGCTTCCTGCTGGGCCGCGCGCCCTCCGGCGGCGGGCCGCGGCTGGCCATCGCGCACGAGCTGCTGCGCGACGCGCTGTACGCGCGCGTGACTCCGGCCCGGCGCCGGGCGCTCCACGGCGCCTGCGCCGCCGAGCTCGCCCGCGCCGAGGCCGAGCCCGCCGAGCTGGCGCTGCACTTCCGCGCGGCGGGCGCGCCGCGCGAGGCGGCCGCAGCGCACGTCGAGGCGGGCCGGCGCGCGGTGGCGGCTCACGCGCACGGCGAGGCCGCGTCGCACTTCGGCGCGGCGGTGGAGCTGCTCGAGCGCGCGGACGGTGCGCCCGAGCTGCTCGTCGACTCACTCCTGGGTCAGGGCGCGAGCCTGGTCGCCGCGCACGGCTACGGCCAGCTGCAGGTGCGCGAGCTGTACCACCGCGCCGAGCGGCTCACGCGCGACGCCCCGGACCCGCGCCGGCGCTTTGCCGCCCTGAACGGCCTGCACTCCTACTACGAGGTGCACGGCGAGATCCCGCGCACCGCCGAGTTCGAGCCCGCCATGCGCGCGGCCGCCCAGGCCGCCGACGATCCCGAGATCCGCGCGCGCGCGCACGCGCAGATCGGCGAGAGACTCTTGTACATGGGGGAGCTGACCGCATCGCGCAGCGAGCTCGAGCTCGCGTGCAGCCTGTGCGACCTGCAGGGCGCCGACCCGCTGGCCTACGCGACCTGGACGCCGGTCGCGGCCGGCGCGCACGGCAACCTGGCCATGATCGAGTGCGAGCTCGGCTTCGCCGACACCGGCCTGCGCCGCGCCCAGCGCGTGATCGACGACATGACGCGCCGCTCGCAGCCCTACAGCGTGGGGCTGGCGCACTTCTTCGCCGCGATCGTGCGCATCCAGCGGCGCGAGCTCCAGGAGTCACTCCCGCACCAGCGCGCGCTGGCGGAAATCGCGGAAGACTACGGCTTCGCGGACTTCGCCATCTGGGCGCAGACCATGGAAGGCTATCTCGCAGCGGAGCTCGGCGACCTGGAGCGCGGCATCGAGCTGATTCGCGCCAGCCTCGCCGAGCTCGACGCGAGCGGCGTGGTCACGCACCGCTCGGGCGTGATGAGCGGGCTGGCCAGCGCGCTGTCTCTCGCGGGCCGGCTCGACGAGGCGCTCGCGGTCCTGGAAGAGACGGCGTCGCTGGTCGAGCGCACGGGCGAGTGGGTGCGCCGTGCCCAGCTGCAGGGGATCCGCGCCATGATCCTGGCGAGGGACTTGCCGCGCCAGGAGGCGGCGGTGCGCGAGAACCTGGAGCTCGCCTACCGGTCGGCAGGCGCCAACGGCTCGCGCATGTGGGCGCTGCGCGTCTCGCTCGGCGCGCTGGCGCTGGCTCAGGCTT